In Dromaius novaehollandiae isolate bDroNov1 chromosome 3, bDroNov1.hap1, whole genome shotgun sequence, the following are encoded in one genomic region:
- the SNX5 gene encoding sorting nexin-5 isoform X2, whose product MALLREDAQSKLRSVSVDLNVDPSLQIDIPDALSEKDRVKFTVHTKTTLPAFQNPEFSVTRQHEDFVWLHDTLTETEEYAGLIIPPAPSKPDFDGPREKMQKLGEGEVSMTKEEFAKMKQELEAEYLAVFKKTVSSHEIFLQRISSHPVLSKDRNFHVFLEYDQDLSVRRKNTKEMFGGFLKSVVKSADEVLFSGVKEVEDFFEQEKTFLVNYYNRIKDACAKADKMTRSHKNVADDYIYASACLNSLALEEPTVIKRYLLKVAELFEKLRKVESRVSSDEDLKLSELLRYYMLNIEAAKDLLYRRTRALVDYENSNKALDKARLKSKDVRLAEAHQQDCCQKFEKISESAKQELMSFKQKRIAAFRKNLIEMAELEIKHAKNNVSLLQSCIDLFKN is encoded by the exons CTGAGGTCTGTATCTGTAGACCTGAATGTTGACCCTTCTCTCCAAATTGATATACCAGATGCCCTGAGTGAAAAGGACAGAGTGAAGTTCACTGTACATACCAAG ACTACGCTGCCAGCTTTTCAAAATCCTGAGTTTTCAGTTACAAGGCAGCATGAAGACTTTGTATGGCTGCATGATACGCTCACTGAAACTGAAGAGTATGCAGGACTCATT ATACCTCCAGCACCTTCAAAGCCTGACTTTGATGGTCCCAGAGAGAAGATGCAGAAGCTAGGGGAAGGTGAAGTGTCTATGACAAAAGAAGAGTTTGCCAAAATGAAGCAAGAGTTAGAAGC TGAATACCTTGCTGTCTTCAAGAAGACTGTATCATCACATGAAATCTTCCTTCAGCGGATTTCTTCTCACCCTGTGCTCAGCAAAGATCGCAATTTTCATGTCTTCTTGGAGTATGACCAGGAT CTAAGTGTTCGGAGGAAAAACACCAAAGAGATGTTTGgtggctttttaaaaagtgtgGTAAAGAGTGCTGATGAAGTCCTCTTCTCTGGAGTCAAG GAAGTAGAGGACTTTTTTGAGCAAGAGAAGACTTTTCTTGTAAACTACTACAACAGAATCAAGGATGCATGTGCAAAAGCAGATAAGATGACAAGATCTCATAAAA ATGTTGCAGATGACTATATTTATGCTTCAGCTTGTTTGAACAGCCTGGCATTAGAAGAGCCTACAGTTATCAAAAG GTACTTGTTGAAAGTTGCTGAGCTCTTTGAGAAACTCAGG AAGGTAGAGAGTAGAGTTTCATCTGATGAAGACTTAAAACTCTCTGAACTGCTGAGATACTACATGCTCAATATAGAAGCTGCTAAG GATCTTCTGTACAGACGTACAAGGGCTCTTGTTGACTATGAGAACTCGAACAAAGCTCTAGACAAAGCCAGACTAAAGAGCAAGGATGTCAGGCTCGCAGAGGCACATCAGCAGGATTGTTGCCAGAAGTTTGAAAAGATTTCAGAATCTGCAAAACAAG AACTGATGAGCTTCAAACAGAAGAGAATAGCAGCTTTCCGCAAAAACCTAATTGAAATGGcagaactggaaataaaacatgcaaaG aacaaTGTCTCTCTCCTGCAAAGCTGTATTGATTTGTTCAAGAACTAA
- the SNX5 gene encoding sorting nexin-5 isoform X1, translating into MALLREDAQSKLRSVSVDLNVDPSLQIDIPDALSEKDRVKFTVHTKTTLPAFQNPEFSVTRQHEDFVWLHDTLTETEEYAGLIIPPAPSKPDFDGPREKMQKLGEGEVSMTKEEFAKMKQELEAEYLAVFKKTVSSHEIFLQRISSHPVLSKDRNFHVFLEYDQDLSVRRKNTKEMFGGFLKSVVKSADEVLFSGVKEVEDFFEQEKTFLVNYYNRIKDACAKADKMTRSHKNVADDYIYASACLNSLALEEPTVIKRYLLKVAELFEKLRKVESRVSSDEDLKLSELLRYYMLNIEAAKDLLYRRTRALVDYENSNKALDKARLKSKDVRLAEAHQQDCCQKFEKISESAKQELMSFKQKRIAAFRKNLIEMAELEIKHAKGYQLCVLGFQTGRQCDGERLKGHGRIC; encoded by the exons CTGAGGTCTGTATCTGTAGACCTGAATGTTGACCCTTCTCTCCAAATTGATATACCAGATGCCCTGAGTGAAAAGGACAGAGTGAAGTTCACTGTACATACCAAG ACTACGCTGCCAGCTTTTCAAAATCCTGAGTTTTCAGTTACAAGGCAGCATGAAGACTTTGTATGGCTGCATGATACGCTCACTGAAACTGAAGAGTATGCAGGACTCATT ATACCTCCAGCACCTTCAAAGCCTGACTTTGATGGTCCCAGAGAGAAGATGCAGAAGCTAGGGGAAGGTGAAGTGTCTATGACAAAAGAAGAGTTTGCCAAAATGAAGCAAGAGTTAGAAGC TGAATACCTTGCTGTCTTCAAGAAGACTGTATCATCACATGAAATCTTCCTTCAGCGGATTTCTTCTCACCCTGTGCTCAGCAAAGATCGCAATTTTCATGTCTTCTTGGAGTATGACCAGGAT CTAAGTGTTCGGAGGAAAAACACCAAAGAGATGTTTGgtggctttttaaaaagtgtgGTAAAGAGTGCTGATGAAGTCCTCTTCTCTGGAGTCAAG GAAGTAGAGGACTTTTTTGAGCAAGAGAAGACTTTTCTTGTAAACTACTACAACAGAATCAAGGATGCATGTGCAAAAGCAGATAAGATGACAAGATCTCATAAAA ATGTTGCAGATGACTATATTTATGCTTCAGCTTGTTTGAACAGCCTGGCATTAGAAGAGCCTACAGTTATCAAAAG GTACTTGTTGAAAGTTGCTGAGCTCTTTGAGAAACTCAGG AAGGTAGAGAGTAGAGTTTCATCTGATGAAGACTTAAAACTCTCTGAACTGCTGAGATACTACATGCTCAATATAGAAGCTGCTAAG GATCTTCTGTACAGACGTACAAGGGCTCTTGTTGACTATGAGAACTCGAACAAAGCTCTAGACAAAGCCAGACTAAAGAGCAAGGATGTCAGGCTCGCAGAGGCACATCAGCAGGATTGTTGCCAGAAGTTTGAAAAGATTTCAGAATCTGCAAAACAAG AACTGATGAGCTTCAAACAGAAGAGAATAGCAGCTTTCCGCAAAAACCTAATTGAAATGGcagaactggaaataaaacatgcaaaG